In Cydia fagiglandana chromosome 3, ilCydFagi1.1, whole genome shotgun sequence, the following are encoded in one genomic region:
- the LOC134679862 gene encoding cilia- and flagella-associated protein 20 isoform X2, whose product MKLLVLLSECLCIGSKPLQIWDKKVRNGHIKRITDNDIQSLVLEIVGTNVSTTYITCPADPKKTLGIKLPFLVMIIKNLKKYFTFEVQVLDDKNVRRRFRASNYQSTTRVKPFICTMPMRLDEGWNQIQFNLADFTRRAYGTNYVETLRVQIHANCRIRRVYFSDRLYSEDELPAEFKLFLPIQNKAKATIAT is encoded by the exons ATGAAATTACTGGTCCTGCTAAGTGAGTGTTTGTG CATTGGCAGCAAACCTTTGCAAATATGGGACAAGAAGGTGCGAAACGGTCACATAAAGAGGATTACGGACAACGACATTCAAAGTCTGGTGCTAGAAATTGTCGGGACCAACGTTAGCACCACGTATATAACATGTCCTGCAGACCCAAAGAAGACGCTCGGCATCAAGCTACCATTCTTAGTTATGATTATTAAGAACCTGAAAAAGTACTTTACTTTCGAAGTCCAG GTTTTGGACGACAAAAATGTACGACGGAGGTTCAGAGCAAGTAACTATCAGTCAACTACTCGTGTGAAACCATTCATTTGCACCATGCCGATGCGTCTTGATGAGGGCTGGAACCAAATACAATTTAACCTCGCCGATTTCACACGGAGAGCTTATGGAACTAATTATGTAGAAACCCTCAGGGTCCAGATACATGCAAACTGTAGAATAAGGAGAGTTTACTTCTCCGATAGATTGTACTCTGAGGATGAGCTGCCGGCAGAGTTCAAGCTATTCCTACCCATACAGAATAAGGCAAAAGCAACAATAGCTACTTAA
- the LOC134679862 gene encoding cilia- and flagella-associated protein 20 isoform X1 yields the protein MFKNTFQSGFLSILYSIGSKPLQIWDKKVRNGHIKRITDNDIQSLVLEIVGTNVSTTYITCPADPKKTLGIKLPFLVMIIKNLKKYFTFEVQVLDDKNVRRRFRASNYQSTTRVKPFICTMPMRLDEGWNQIQFNLADFTRRAYGTNYVETLRVQIHANCRIRRVYFSDRLYSEDELPAEFKLFLPIQNKAKATIAT from the exons ATGTTTAAAAACACATTTCAGTCCGGTTTCCTCTCGATTCTTTACAGCATTGGCAGCAAACCTTTGCAAATATGGGACAAGAAGGTGCGAAACGGTCACATAAAGAGGATTACGGACAACGACATTCAAAGTCTGGTGCTAGAAATTGTCGGGACCAACGTTAGCACCACGTATATAACATGTCCTGCAGACCCAAAGAAGACGCTCGGCATCAAGCTACCATTCTTAGTTATGATTATTAAGAACCTGAAAAAGTACTTTACTTTCGAAGTCCAG GTTTTGGACGACAAAAATGTACGACGGAGGTTCAGAGCAAGTAACTATCAGTCAACTACTCGTGTGAAACCATTCATTTGCACCATGCCGATGCGTCTTGATGAGGGCTGGAACCAAATACAATTTAACCTCGCCGATTTCACACGGAGAGCTTATGGAACTAATTATGTAGAAACCCTCAGGGTCCAGATACATGCAAACTGTAGAATAAGGAGAGTTTACTTCTCCGATAGATTGTACTCTGAGGATGAGCTGCCGGCAGAGTTCAAGCTATTCCTACCCATACAGAATAAGGCAAAAGCAACAATAGCTACTTAA